A window of [Ruminococcus] lactaris ATCC 29176 genomic DNA:
AACTGGCAGAGACGATCGAAAAAGAGACAGGAAAGAAGATGTCCCGTCAGAATCTGACGCAGCGGCTTGGAAGAGATAATTTCCAGGAGCAGGATATGAGAATGATCGCACAGATTCTGGGATGTCAGTTTCATTTAAGTATTATGGTAGCTGAAGGAGAGAGCGAAGAGACGCAGGGCGAAACTGTTGTAAGATATGAGCAGAAACCAAAGGCTCATAAGAAGCACATTTCCGATGAGGGAGTGCCGGAACAGTTAGAACTGGATCTGTTCTTTGATAAAGATCCGGATGAAGCAGAGCCGACAGAATCAACAGAGGCAGAAGAGACAACTGTGGCACAGGAAGTTGCGTCAGAGCCGGAAGAATCAGAAGAGGCAGTTATGGTTCAGGAAGTTGCGTCAGAGCCGGAAGAATCAGAAGAGGCAGTTATGGCTCAGGAGATTGCAGCAGAACCTGTAGAGGAAGAGACAGCAGATACAGAGGAAGCCCCGGTTTATGAGGAAGAGACGGCATATTCTCCAGAGGAAGAAGCTCCGGTATATTCAGCGGCAGAAGAGTCAGCTTATTCAACAGACGCAGAGCAGGTTTCAGCTTATTCAACAGATGCGGAGTCTGATTCAGACTATGAAACAGAACAGATTTATGCAGACAGAACACCTGCAATCCAGGTGGAGCCGCTGCATCCTGAAACAATGGGTGAGGATGAGCGTGATATGACAATCGGCGAGTTGTATGATATCCATAAGGAACTTTCAGATCTGGAAGAAAATGTAAGGGCAGGAGAGCCGGTCGAAGAAATCAAGAAAGAACTGGAGAAGCCTAAGAAAGAAAAATTCAGAGGATTGAATTTCTTTTCAAGAAAGAAAAAGGCAGTGGAAGAAGAGCCTGCACCGGTAGAAGCAACTCAGACTTATGCAGAAGAGGAAAAAGAACCGTATCGTGCAGAGGAAAATAATGCTGCAGATGAAGGATACAGTTCCTATGAAGAGCAGGAAGAATACGGACAGCCGGAATATGCATCTGAAGGATATCAGGAGGCAGCATATGAAAATACCGGATATGAGCCGGAATATGAACAGGGCGATGCCGAATATCAGCAGGGAGAGGCTGAGTTCCAGCCGGTGATCCCGCATGCTGATGAAGAGGAAGACCGTGAGCTTGGAGATGTGAATCCATATACCGGAAAAGAATATCAGTCCAACAGTGTGCGTATGCATCCGACAAGGATCGGATATGTTCAGGTTTACGACAGAACGATTCATAAATGGACAGATATGACGGAATGGGCATTCCTCGGATACCAGGAGCGGAAGAAAGTGCTGCTTGGAAAGGCATACGAGCCACCGATTTATTTAGACTAAAATCAGGCCGGGGAGATACAGGATATGGAATGGAGTACATTATTATCACCGCGAAGAGAGCGGGAAAGCAGTGAAAAATACAGGTCCAGTGATCTGCGGAGTGAATTTGAAAAAGATTACCACCGGATCATAGGAAGTGCGTCTTTTCGCAGACTTCAGGATAAGACGCAGGTATTTCCACTGGATAAAAGTGATTTTATAAGGACAAGACTGACACATTCGCTGGAAGTATCTTCTCTTGGAAAGTCATTGGGACAGAATATTGGAGAGAGTATTTTAAAATATAAAAAAGACAGTGGATTTACCCCGCAGATGAAGGAAGATATCTCACATATCCTTCAGTGTGCGGGACTGATCCATGATATAGGGAATCCACCGTTCGGCCATTTTGGAGAATCTGCCATCCGGGAGTGGTTTATACGAAATCTGCCGGAACTGAAATTTGAAGGTGAAAGAGTAGAAGATCTTCTGACAGAACAGATGAAGCAGGATTTCTATCATTTTGAAGGAAATGCACAGGCACTGAGGCTTGTATCAAAGCTGCACTATCTGGTTGACGAACATGGAATGAATCTGACCTATGCGTTACTGAATACCATGATCAAATATCCTGTTCCATCCACCGGGATCGATAAAGAGAGTGGAAATATCAAGGACAAAAAGATGGGATATTATCTTGCAGATGAAGAATTGTTCCACAGGATCACGAAAGCGACAGGAGCGGGAAATAACCGTCATCCGCTGACATATATTTTGGAGGCGGCAGACGATATCGCTTATAAGACGGCAGATATTGAGGATGCTTTTGTGAAAGGATTTATTTCGTATCATCAGCTTGAGAGTGAGCTTGCAGTGCTGGAAAAGGAAACGGAAGATTCTCCGTTCAAACCGGCGACAAAACTCCGGAAGTTATATCAGAGGGGTGTGGAGAAGCAGGTCAGCAGTCCTGAAGCATATGCAGTGAAGAACTGGATCATCAGTGTGCAGGGATTTGTACTAAATTGTGTGACCTATGGATTTACTTCTAATTATGAAGCTATTATGGCCGGAACATTCGGACAGGATCTTTTTTATGGGACATTTGCAGAAAAGCTGATGAATCTGCTCGGAGATCTTGCTTACCGGAAAGTTTTTTCATCCAGACAGATTTATAAAATGGAGCTTGCAGAATATACGATCCTGGATTTCCTGATGAACCGTCTTGTAAGTTCTGTGTTGTATTACAATACGGACAGCGAACAGGATTCACTGGACAGCCGTATGGTATCCTTTATTTCTGATAATTATAAGACCGCCTACAGGCTGCAGTCACAGGGAAAAAGCAGGACAGAGAAATTATATCTCCGCCTGCTTCTGGTGACAGATTATGTCTGCGGAATGACAGACAGCTATGCAAAGCGTCTGTATCAGGAAATGAACGGGATTATTTAGTGGCGAGATACCGGCACCAGTGTCCGAAAAGTGCATCGTTGTTCCGCTCATCATCTCCCAGTTCAAGAACGGATACATAAGAACTGGTAAATTGAGGAAAACCGAACAGATCCGCAGCACGAGCCTCACGGGCATCATAAATGCCGGGAACGCCAAGCCATATATGACCATCTTCTTCGACCAGAAGGAGGTGGTTATAATTATAATAACCATGTAAAAGAAAACTATTGTTGGCAAGTGACCAGAATTTCCTCGGGAGTGTGGATAACTCTGCCCGCGTGATCTTGCGTGCTGTAACAGAGGATGTGGTATGTTTCGTGTCATCGGAATCAGAAACTGGGGCGGCATTCTTGGTTCCGGCTGTAGCTGTAGTAGCAAGATGGACAGAATCACCGGGATCAACAGATCTGACTGTCTTTGTGGAAGTAACAGGCTGAGTCCCGGCAGACTCCGCAGAATCAATGTCAGATTTCACGGACTCAGTCGTAGGAGCGGAAGTGACAGTTTCAGAACTGGTCTCCGCAGTTTCAGATACAGTAGTTTCGACTGTCTTGTTTCCCTCCGGTTTGATTTCTGCGGCATGAACGGAGACTTCTTCAGGTGACGGAGACGATTCCACAGGAGAAACTTCTTCAGGTGACGGAGACGGTTCCACAGGAGAAACTTCTTCAGGTGACGGAGGCGATTCCACAGGAGAAACTTCTTCAGGTGGCCGGGACAGTTCTTCGGCAGAAATCAGTGAAAAACCAACAGGAAGTGCATTAACTGAGGCAGCCCAGAAGAGTGGTTCTGCTTTCCCTTCCGGCAAAAGAAGAAAGCCTTCAAGTTCGGAAAAAGATTTCCCGCAGGGAAATAATGACTCAGATATAGATAACCGGGTCGCAATACTTCCACCGGAATAGTTCAGGATTGCACAGGGAGCATGGATGAGATCCTTATCTTTGTTATAAAATCCATGGAGTTCCAGTGCCGTTCCGGGAGAGAGTGGCAGACTTTTCAGATGAAGTGTCATCATACAGGAGCGGTACTGATGGGAAATCTGTAAAAATCCAAGATTCCTTTTTCGCTGCCCGGTTTCATATTCATAGAGATAATAAATACCCTGGTTCATAAAATACCTTTCATCTTGTCTTTTTCGTATAATGTATTCAAAAGGAGCAGAAAAAAGAACAGAGAAATAAAAGCCGGGAATGTTATGAAAGAATGGAGTGAGAGGAGAAGCCGTTATGGAACAATTAAAGAATGAATCAGAAACTGAATTACAAAATCAATCAGAAGCTGAAATGCGGGATGAAAAATATATGAAAGAAGCGTTGAAGCAGGCCAAAAAAGCATATGCCTTAGAAGAAACCCCCATCGGATGCGTGATCGTCCATGAGGGAAAAATCATTGCCCGTGGATACAACCGCCGCAATACAGATAAAAGTCCGCTTGCTCATGCAGAAATTTCCGCAATAAAAAAAGCCAGCAAAAAGCTGGGTGACTGGCGGCTGGAAGAATGTACTCTTTATGTGACACTGGAGCCATGTCAGATGTGTGCCGGTGCGATCATCCAGTCCCGGATTCCAAGAGTGGTGGTGGGCTGCATGAATCCAAAGGCAGGCTGTGCCGGATCGGTGCTGAATCTTTTGGATGTGCAGGCATTCAATCACCAGGCTGAAGTAAAGACCAAAGTCTTAGAAGAAGAATGCAGCCTGATGATGAAGCAATTTTTCAGAGAGCTTCGTGCGAAGCAGAAAATGAAAAAGAAATCACTTCTCTCTGAATAAGAGTCCGAATACCTTTCTGACAAATGGACCGGCAAAGCAAAGCTGCCAGAAGAATGCCATTGGGAAATTCAATGCGGTCGTCTCAAGCCATACGGCAATAAACTGACTTCCTGCATTTTTGAAAAGCAGGGTCGCAGCCAGACTCATCAGCGGACACATACCGATGATCGATACGACAGAAATTGCAAGCACGATCATAAACGGGTTGTCTCTTTCTGGATTTACGATCGAAAAAGCTTTCTTTTTGGCAAATGGTCCTACAAGAAAGAAATCAAGGATAAATGCAAGTGGTCCCATGATGAGAAGTTCGTGGAAAGCACTTAAAAATACTTCGTTCTTCATACCGCCGATGTTCAGTGCGATATTGTAGCAGATCATCACATAAACCATGACAAATACCATGATAATCGTAAAAATTACATCTTGAAACTTATTTTTGGGCATAAAAAAACCTCCTGAGATAATAAGCGTAACAGAATCGTGTTGTTCGTTCATCATTCCGGGGGAATGTATCGTTTCCAATATAACCAATATTCTATTCCATTCATTGTTACTAAAAGTGCATTGTGCTTCGAACTGGACCAACAGACGTTACCCCGACAGTTGACTCAGCCCAGGCACCCTTACGGCACCCGGAAGGTTCTGCTTAGTGCTGCTCCGTTCCCGACCTGACACGGTTCACAGATTCCCGTCGCGTAAGACCCGGACATCAACGTCACTTATCGGGGGCAGCTCTGCCAGCTTTCGCCCTCTGCACAATATCACCCCTGCTATAGCGGATTGCAGGTTCAAGGTACCGCTACCACCCCGGCTGCACGAATCAATATTTTACAGGATATTTAGAAAAATGTCAACGGATATGGATGATTTTTGAACAAAAAAATAGTATAATAGGGTACTGTTGATAAAATATACAAATGATGTCGGGGTCAAAAGCCCCCGACTATGATACCTACGGATTGTTACGCACTACGTGCTCCCACAATCCTACCCAACATTCGCATATCGTGGTGCTTACGCCCCACTTTTATGCTCATATTGGGGCGGGTCACAAAGTCATTCTACCACTAGTGTGCGAGCACATGTGGTGTCAGACCTTTTGACCCTGGTATCTACAAATGGGAGGAAGAGAGTGAAAGTTTTACTTGCTGCAGTCAATGCAAAATATATTCATTCCAATTTAGCGGTATACTGTCTGAGAGCTTATGCAAAAGAAAGGTATCCTGAAAGTGAGATTGCCATTGCGGAATATACGATCAATCAGCCGTTTGATGAGATCCTGACGGATCTTTACCGGAGAAACCCGGATGTACTCTGCCTGTCCTGTTATCTGTGGAATATAACGGAGGTGGGACAGATCCTCCGGGAGACCGCAAAGATCCTTCCGAAGACTGCCATCTGGCTGGGAGGCCCGGAAGTCTCCTACAATGCCAGGGAGGTGCTGGAAAACTATCCGATGGTGCAGGGGATCATGAAAGGCGAGGGCGAAGAGTCTTTTACAGAACTGGTTGCATATTATGGGAAATTAAAGGAAAGCAAGCAGCTCAGAGATATTGAGGGTCTGATGTTCCGGGATGAGAATGGGGAAATAATTGAAACTGAGAACCGTCCGATCCTGGATCTGAGTACCGTACCCTTTGTATATGAACATATCGAAGATTTTCAGAACAGGATCATTTACTATGAGTCCAGCAGAGGATGTCCATTTTCCTGCAGTTACTGTCTTTCTTCCATAGATAAATGTCTCAGGTTCAGAAAGATAGAACTGGTAAAAAAAGAATTGCAGTTTTTTATCGATCATGAAGTGCCGCAGGTGAAATTTGTGGACAGGACATTTAACTGTAAGCATGACCATGCCATGGCGATCTGGAAGTATATAACGGAGCATGATAAAGGCATTACAAATTTTCATTTTGAGGTGGCAGCAGATCTTCTGAATGAGGAGGAAATCGAACTGATCCGCAGGATGCGTCCGGGACTGATCCAGCTGGAGATCGGAATCCAGTCTGCCAACCCGGAGACGATCCGGGAGATTCACAGAACAATGGATCTGAAAAAGGTACGTGCGAAAGTAGAGCGGATCAGAGAAAAAGGAAATGTGCATCAGCATCTGGATCTGATTGCAGGACTTCCTTATGAGAATTATGAGAGTTTCGGACATTCATTTAATGAGGTCTATGCAATGCATCCGGATCAGTTGCAGCTTGGATTCCTGAAAGTACTTCACGGTTCTTTTATGTATGATAATGCAGAAGCGTATGGACTGGTGTGGCAGGATCGTCCGCCTTATGAAGTACTGTTTACCGACTGGCTCCCGTATGGGGATGTGATCCGTCTGAAAAAAGTAGAAGAGATGGTGGAAGTACACTATAACAGCGGGCAGTTTGCGAATACGATGGAGCATCTTGTGAAGGAGTTCCCGTCTCCGTTTGATCTGTATGTGGAGCTGGGGGAATATTATGAAAAAAATGGACTGTTCGGGATCAACCATTCCCGGCTGGCACGGTATGAAAATCTGTGGCAGTTTATCAGGACGCAGATTCCGGATCGTGCAGACAGCTACAGAGAGTGGCTGACGCTGGATCTGTATTTGCGGGAAAATGTAAAAAATCGTCCGGCATTTGCAGGGGAGAACCAGGTCACGAAAGAAGAGATGACTGCATTTTACAGGGAAGAGACAGAAACCCACAGATACTTGAAAGAATATGACGGCTTTGATGCAAGGCAGCTCCGCAAGATGACGCATCTTGAAAAAATTGACGGAAAATATCTTCTCTTTGATTACAGGAATAGAAGCCGGCTGAGTCAGAATGCGGCAACTTATGAAGTATGCTTTTCTAATGAATAAGATGTCGGGGTCAAAAGCCCCCGACTTTGATGCCTACGGATTGCTCCGTGCTACGCACTCCCACAATCCTGCCCAATCTTCGCATATCGTGGGATTATCATCCCACTTTTATGCTCATATTGGGGCGGGTCCTAAGGTCTTTCGCCCACCTATGAGCAAGCTCATGTGGGCTTAGACCTTTTGACCCTGGCATCATGAATAAGATAATGGTATAATGAGAAATATTTTAGTGAACATGGAAAGGAAATAAAAATGAATTTTTATGATAAGAAAGTAAGAAGACTGATCTCAGTAATTATTCTTGTAGTGATTCTTGCTATGGTTGCGACCATGGTGATTCCGTATCTTATATAGGAAGAGGCAGGAAAATGAGATTAGGAAAGATTACGCAGGCAGCATGGAATCGTTCCGTGAGAAAACCGCTGAAAAAAAAGCAGTGTACCGTTGGAAAAATGGCATGGGAACAGAAATGTGCAGAACTGGAACAGCAGATCCAGAGGACGGAGCAAAGTCAGAAGACAGAACAAGATCAGAAGACAGAACAAGATCAGAAGATCGAAACAGGACGGATGACTGTGTGGAGTACAGCATCTGCCGGTGGGAAAAATGCGAACGTCGGAGCATACGCAGTCATAAAAGCAGCAGGTGAGCTTGCTTCACAGAAAGTTATGGCAGAAGGCGTTTCCATTCATGCAATCCTGCCGGAGCAGATGCAGGAAGAAGATGTAAAGCATCTGACAGATACAGTAGGAGAGCTTTGCAAAAAAATGAATCTTGAAATCTGTCAGATACAGGTGGAAACGAGTTCTTTCGTGACGCAGATGGTAGTAACGGCAACTGCGGTCGGGGAAAAAAAATCGACTGCGATTAGAGAGCAGGAAATGACTGTGGCAGGAGAGGAGCTTCTTCTCTGTGGTTATGCCGGACTGGAAGGGACGCTGCGTATTTTAGATGAGTCAGAGGAGGAACTGGGGACAAGATTTGTTCCGGTTTTCCTGGAAAAGGCGAAACTTCTGCGGGAAAAGCTGGTTCTCCCGGATCAGATCCTCTCTGTAAAAGAACAGGTTTCCGACATCAGGCAGATCGGAAGTGGCGGAATCCTGGCAGCATTATGGGAGCTGGGCGAAGAATTGCAGACCGGATTTGATATTGATTTTTCAAAGATTGCACTGAAGCAGGAAACGGTAGAAATCTGCGAATTTTATCAGTTGAATCCCTATCTGATGACTTCAGCCGGAAGTTTTTTACTTGTAACAGGGCAGAGTGAAGAAGTGATCGCATGTCTTGCAGAGCAGGGTGTATCAGCAGTACGGCTGGGATGCATGAAAGATCAGAATGCAAGAGTGATAAAAAATGGAGAAGAAACCCGGTATCTAGACAGACCGGCAGCAGATGAACTGGCAAGGTGGTGGAAAGAACATGCTTAATATCGTACTTTTTGAGCCGGAGATCCCGGCAAATACAGGAAATATCGGAAGAACGTGTGTGGCGACAGGTACAAGACTGCATCTGATCGAGCCGCTTGGATTCCGAATTAATGAAAAATCCCTGAAGCGTGCGGGGATGGATTACTGGAAAGATTTAGATGTAACAACTTATATTAATTATCAGGATTTCCTGGATAAAAATCCGGGAGCAAAGATCTATATGGCAACGACAAAGGCACATAAGGTCTATACAGAAGTGGATTACGAACAGGATTGTTATATTATGTTCGGAAAGGAAAGTGCGGGAATCCCGGAAGAGATTCTTGTAGATCATGAAGAAGACTGTATGAGGATTCCCATGATCGGGGATATCCGTTCACTGAATCTTGGAAATTCAGTGGCGATCGTATTATATGAGGCATTAAGACAGAACGGATTTGAGGGAATGAATCTGAACGGGCATCTCCATGAACTGAGTTGGAAATCAGAGACCGGTGAATAACAGGTCGTTGTTCAATACGGAAGTTTGTAAACAGCGGCAGGATCAGATGGTTCGAGAGAAGATGCATATCATTGACAAACCTATCAGTCTGGTATATAATACAGCCTGCTTTTAAGGTGTGAAGAAAAAAGATATTTAATTATAGAAGAAAAAAATTAACAGGACAGGATGAGGAGTAACAAAATATGTTGACGCAGTTTTCAAGAACAGAACTTCTTCTCGGAAAAGAAGCAATGGACAGACTGGCAAATGCAAAGGTTGCGGTTTTTGGAATAGGCGGAGTAGGCGGTTATGTCTGTGAAGCACTGGTGAGGAGCGGAGTCGGAGCATTTGATCTGATCGATGATGATAAGGTCTGCCTGACGAATCTGAACCGTCAGATCATAGCGACAAGAAAGACAATTGGAAAATACAAGACGGATGTGATGAAAGAACGAATCCTGGAGATTAATCCAAAGGCAGAAGTGACGATGCACAAGTGTTTCTTTTTGCCGGAAAATGCCGAGGAGTTTCCGTTTGAAGAATATGATTATGTGGTTGACGCAGTGGACACTGTGACGGCAAAGATCGAACTGGTCATGAAGTGCAAAGAGAAAAATGTTCCGATCATCAGCAGTATGGGAGCAGGAAATAAGCTGGATGCGAGTGCATTCCGTGTAGCAGATATTTACAAAACGAAAGTCTGCCCACTGGCGAAAGTGATGCGTCGGGAGCTGAAAAAGCGTGGCGTGAAGAAATTGAAAGTCGTTTACTCAGAGGAGCAGCCGACAAGACCGCTGGAGGATATGTCGATCAGTTGTCGGACAAACTGTATCTGCCCGCCGGGAGCGAAACATAAGTGTACAGAGCGAAGAGATATTCCAGGAAGTGTGGCATTTGTACCATCGGTTGCAGGGCTGATC
This region includes:
- a CDS encoding helix-turn-helix domain-containing protein, producing the protein MEDLTFGEQVKIILGRKGMTIKELAETIEKETGKKMSRQNLTQRLGRDNFQEQDMRMIAQILGCQFHLSIMVAEGESEETQGETVVRYEQKPKAHKKHISDEGVPEQLELDLFFDKDPDEAEPTESTEAEETTVAQEVASEPEESEEAVMVQEVASEPEESEEAVMAQEIAAEPVEEETADTEEAPVYEEETAYSPEEEAPVYSAAEESAYSTDAEQVSAYSTDAESDSDYETEQIYADRTPAIQVEPLHPETMGEDERDMTIGELYDIHKELSDLEENVRAGEPVEEIKKELEKPKKEKFRGLNFFSRKKKAVEEEPAPVEATQTYAEEEKEPYRAEENNAADEGYSSYEEQEEYGQPEYASEGYQEAAYENTGYEPEYEQGDAEYQQGEAEFQPVIPHADEEEDRELGDVNPYTGKEYQSNSVRMHPTRIGYVQVYDRTIHKWTDMTEWAFLGYQERKKVLLGKAYEPPIYLD
- a CDS encoding deoxyguanosinetriphosphate triphosphohydrolase, encoding MEWSTLLSPRRERESSEKYRSSDLRSEFEKDYHRIIGSASFRRLQDKTQVFPLDKSDFIRTRLTHSLEVSSLGKSLGQNIGESILKYKKDSGFTPQMKEDISHILQCAGLIHDIGNPPFGHFGESAIREWFIRNLPELKFEGERVEDLLTEQMKQDFYHFEGNAQALRLVSKLHYLVDEHGMNLTYALLNTMIKYPVPSTGIDKESGNIKDKKMGYYLADEELFHRITKATGAGNNRHPLTYILEAADDIAYKTADIEDAFVKGFISYHQLESELAVLEKETEDSPFKPATKLRKLYQRGVEKQVSSPEAYAVKNWIISVQGFVLNCVTYGFTSNYEAIMAGTFGQDLFYGTFAEKLMNLLGDLAYRKVFSSRQIYKMELAEYTILDFLMNRLVSSVLYYNTDSEQDSLDSRMVSFISDNYKTAYRLQSQGKSRTEKLYLRLLLVTDYVCGMTDSYAKRLYQEMNGII
- a CDS encoding DUF6128 domain-containing protein, encoding MNQGIYYLYEYETGQRKRNLGFLQISHQYRSCMMTLHLKSLPLSPGTALELHGFYNKDKDLIHAPCAILNYSGGSIATRLSISESLFPCGKSFSELEGFLLLPEGKAEPLFWAASVNALPVGFSLISAEELSRPPEEVSPVESPPSPEEVSPVEPSPSPEEVSPVESSPSPEEVSVHAAEIKPEGNKTVETTVSETAETSSETVTSAPTTESVKSDIDSAESAGTQPVTSTKTVRSVDPGDSVHLATTATAGTKNAAPVSDSDDTKHTTSSVTARKITRAELSTLPRKFWSLANNSFLLHGYYNYNHLLLVEEDGHIWLGVPGIYDAREARAADLFGFPQFTSSYVSVLELGDDERNNDALFGHWCRYLATK
- the tadA gene encoding tRNA adenosine(34) deaminase TadA, which gives rise to MRDEKYMKEALKQAKKAYALEETPIGCVIVHEGKIIARGYNRRNTDKSPLAHAEISAIKKASKKLGDWRLEECTLYVTLEPCQMCAGAIIQSRIPRVVVGCMNPKAGCAGSVLNLLDVQAFNHQAEVKTKVLEEECSLMMKQFFRELRAKQKMKKKSLLSE
- a CDS encoding DUF2798 domain-containing protein, which translates into the protein MPKNKFQDVIFTIIMVFVMVYVMICYNIALNIGGMKNEVFLSAFHELLIMGPLAFILDFFLVGPFAKKKAFSIVNPERDNPFMIVLAISVVSIIGMCPLMSLAATLLFKNAGSQFIAVWLETTALNFPMAFFWQLCFAGPFVRKVFGLLFREK
- a CDS encoding B12-binding domain-containing radical SAM protein produces the protein MKVLLAAVNAKYIHSNLAVYCLRAYAKERYPESEIAIAEYTINQPFDEILTDLYRRNPDVLCLSCYLWNITEVGQILRETAKILPKTAIWLGGPEVSYNAREVLENYPMVQGIMKGEGEESFTELVAYYGKLKESKQLRDIEGLMFRDENGEIIETENRPILDLSTVPFVYEHIEDFQNRIIYYESSRGCPFSCSYCLSSIDKCLRFRKIELVKKELQFFIDHEVPQVKFVDRTFNCKHDHAMAIWKYITEHDKGITNFHFEVAADLLNEEEIELIRRMRPGLIQLEIGIQSANPETIREIHRTMDLKKVRAKVERIREKGNVHQHLDLIAGLPYENYESFGHSFNEVYAMHPDQLQLGFLKVLHGSFMYDNAEAYGLVWQDRPPYEVLFTDWLPYGDVIRLKKVEEMVEVHYNSGQFANTMEHLVKEFPSPFDLYVELGEYYEKNGLFGINHSRLARYENLWQFIRTQIPDRADSYREWLTLDLYLRENVKNRPAFAGENQVTKEEMTAFYREETETHRYLKEYDGFDARQLRKMTHLEKIDGKYLLFDYRNRSRLSQNAATYEVCFSNE
- a CDS encoding AIR synthase-related protein is translated as MRLGKITQAAWNRSVRKPLKKKQCTVGKMAWEQKCAELEQQIQRTEQSQKTEQDQKTEQDQKIETGRMTVWSTASAGGKNANVGAYAVIKAAGELASQKVMAEGVSIHAILPEQMQEEDVKHLTDTVGELCKKMNLEICQIQVETSSFVTQMVVTATAVGEKKSTAIREQEMTVAGEELLLCGYAGLEGTLRILDESEEELGTRFVPVFLEKAKLLREKLVLPDQILSVKEQVSDIRQIGSGGILAALWELGEELQTGFDIDFSKIALKQETVEICEFYQLNPYLMTSAGSFLLVTGQSEEVIACLAEQGVSAVRLGCMKDQNARVIKNGEETRYLDRPAADELARWWKEHA
- a CDS encoding tRNA (cytidine(34)-2'-O)-methyltransferase: MLNIVLFEPEIPANTGNIGRTCVATGTRLHLIEPLGFRINEKSLKRAGMDYWKDLDVTTYINYQDFLDKNPGAKIYMATTKAHKVYTEVDYEQDCYIMFGKESAGIPEEILVDHEEDCMRIPMIGDIRSLNLGNSVAIVLYEALRQNGFEGMNLNGHLHELSWKSETGE
- a CDS encoding ThiF family adenylyltransferase translates to MLTQFSRTELLLGKEAMDRLANAKVAVFGIGGVGGYVCEALVRSGVGAFDLIDDDKVCLTNLNRQIIATRKTIGKYKTDVMKERILEINPKAEVTMHKCFFLPENAEEFPFEEYDYVVDAVDTVTAKIELVMKCKEKNVPIISSMGAGNKLDASAFRVADIYKTKVCPLAKVMRRELKKRGVKKLKVVYSEEQPTRPLEDMSISCRTNCICPPGAKHKCTERRDIPGSVAFVPSVAGLIIAGEVIKDLAQVSKK